Proteins encoded by one window of Lutibacter sp. A64:
- the lpxA gene encoding acyl-ACP--UDP-N-acetylglucosamine O-acyltransferase yields MNQPLAYIHPGAKIATNVVVEPFTTIHNNVIIGSGTWIGSNVTIMEGARIGKNCRIFPGAVISAIPQDLKFDGEDSLAIIGDNTTIRECCTINRGTKALGKTQIGDNCLIMATSHVAHDCIIGNNCILANGSVIAGHVTIGDFAILSGLVAVHQFIHIGEHAMVSGGSLVRKDVPPYTKAGKEPLSYIGINSIGLRRRGFETEKIREIQNVFRLLYQKNYNTSQAVEIIEAEMEATKERDQILLFIKNSQRGIMKGYTGS; encoded by the coding sequence ATGAATCAACCTTTAGCATATATACACCCTGGAGCCAAAATAGCTACCAATGTAGTAGTAGAACCATTTACTACAATTCATAACAATGTAATTATAGGATCTGGAACTTGGATTGGTTCTAATGTTACTATAATGGAAGGCGCAAGAATAGGAAAAAATTGTAGAATTTTTCCTGGTGCAGTAATTTCAGCAATTCCACAAGATTTAAAATTTGATGGAGAAGACTCTTTAGCAATTATTGGAGATAATACAACCATAAGAGAATGTTGTACAATAAATAGAGGAACTAAAGCATTGGGTAAAACCCAAATTGGAGACAATTGTTTAATAATGGCAACTTCACATGTTGCACATGATTGTATTATAGGAAATAATTGTATTTTAGCCAATGGTTCGGTAATTGCAGGACATGTAACAATAGGAGATTTTGCAATACTAAGTGGGTTAGTAGCTGTACATCAATTTATTCATATTGGAGAACATGCAATGGTTTCTGGAGGTTCTTTAGTAAGAAAAGATGTGCCACCTTATACCAAAGCAGGTAAAGAACCGCTTTCATATATTGGAATTAATTCAATTGGTTTAAGAAGACGAGGATTTGAAACTGAAAAAATTAGAGAAATTCAAAATGTCTTTAGGCTTTTATATCAAAAAAATTACAATACTTCACAAGCTGTTGAAATTATTGAAGCCGAAATGGAAGCAACAAAAGAGAGAGATCAAATATTACTTTTTATAAAAAACTCACAAAGAGGAATTATGAAAGGATATACCGGGAGTTGA
- the efp gene encoding elongation factor P has protein sequence MATTSDIRNGLCIKHNNDIFKIVEFLHVKPGKGPAFVRTKLKSLSTGKLLDNTFPAGRKIEDIRVETRKYQFLYPEGDLFHFMNTEDYNQITLGKETLDTPDLLKEGEIVTVVFNTEDSMPLSVEMPASVILEITHTEPGVKGNTATNATKPATVETGAQINVPLFINEGDKIKIDTSKSSYLERVKE, from the coding sequence ATGGCAACAACATCAGATATAAGAAACGGACTATGTATTAAACATAATAATGATATTTTTAAAATAGTAGAATTTTTACACGTAAAACCGGGTAAAGGACCTGCATTTGTTAGAACTAAGCTAAAAAGTTTGTCAACAGGTAAATTATTAGATAATACATTTCCTGCAGGACGTAAAATTGAAGATATTAGAGTAGAAACTAGAAAATATCAGTTTTTATATCCAGAAGGTGATTTATTTCACTTTATGAATACAGAAGATTACAATCAAATAACACTAGGTAAAGAAACGCTTGACACACCAGATCTTTTAAAAGAAGGGGAAATAGTTACCGTAGTATTTAATACAGAAGATAGCATGCCTTTATCTGTAGAAATGCCTGCAAGTGTAATATTAGAAATAACACATACAGAGCCTGGAGTAAAAGGAAATACAGCTACAAACGCTACAAAACCTGCAACTGTTGAAACAGGTGCACAAATTAACGTACCGTTATTTATTAATGAAGGTGATAAAATTAAAATAGACACTTCAAAAAGCTCATACTTAGAAAGAGTTAAAGAGTAA
- a CDS encoding UDP-3-O-(3-hydroxymyristoyl)glucosamine N-acyltransferase: protein MKFPHKFSLKEIAKLLEVEYIGADDFPIYGCNEIHVVESGDIVFVDHPKYYDKALKSKATVVLINKKVDCPEGKALLISKDPFSDFNKLTKHFKAFKPANSSIAQSASIGEGTIIQPNVFIGNNVTIGKNCIIHPNVTIYDDCTIGNNVTIHSGSILGADAFYYKKRKTGYDKLISGGSIIIKDNVDIGASCTIDRGVSGNTTINEGTKIDNQVQIGHDTIIGKKCLIASQTGIAGCVIIEDNVTLWGQVGTNSGITIGENAVVLGQTGVTKSIKGNLTYFGTPIEESRKKLKEIVEVRQLLKNQKK, encoded by the coding sequence ATGAAATTTCCTCATAAATTTAGTTTAAAGGAAATTGCAAAATTATTAGAGGTTGAATATATCGGCGCTGATGATTTTCCAATTTATGGATGTAATGAAATACACGTTGTAGAAAGCGGAGATATTGTTTTTGTAGATCATCCTAAGTATTACGATAAGGCTTTAAAATCTAAGGCTACGGTTGTTTTAATTAATAAAAAAGTAGATTGCCCAGAAGGTAAAGCATTATTAATTTCTAAAGATCCATTTTCAGATTTTAATAAATTAACAAAGCACTTTAAAGCTTTTAAACCAGCAAATTCATCAATAGCACAATCTGCTTCAATAGGTGAGGGCACAATAATTCAACCAAATGTTTTTATAGGAAACAATGTTACAATTGGAAAAAATTGTATAATTCATCCTAATGTTACAATTTACGATGATTGTACAATTGGTAATAATGTAACAATACATTCAGGTTCTATATTAGGAGCAGATGCTTTTTATTATAAAAAACGTAAAACCGGTTATGATAAATTAATATCTGGAGGTAGTATTATAATAAAAGATAATGTAGATATTGGAGCGTCATGTACTATTGATAGAGGTGTTTCTGGAAATACAACAATTAATGAAGGTACAAAAATAGACAATCAGGTTCAAATAGGACATGACACTATTATTGGTAAAAAATGCTTAATAGCATCGCAAACTGGAATTGCAGGTTGTGTAATTATAGAAGATAATGTAACTTTATGGGGACAAGTTGGAACTAATAGTGGAATTACTATTGGTGAAAATGCAGTTGTTTTAGGTCAAACAGGTGTTACTAAATCTATAAAAGGAAATTTAACATATTTTGGCACACCTATAGAAGAATCAAGAAAAAAGTTAAAAGAAATAGTTGAAGTAAGACAATTATTAAAAAATCAAAAAAAATAA
- the sucD gene encoding succinate--CoA ligase subunit alpha encodes MSVLVNKNSNIIVQGFTGSEGTFHASQMIEYGTNVVGGVTPGKGGQLHLEKPVFNTVQDAVDKVAADTSIIFVPPAFAADAIMEAAAAGIKVIICITEGIPVADMVKVKAYIATKDCRLVGPNCPGVITPEEAKVGIMPGFIFKKGAVGIVSKSGTLTYEAADQVVKQGYGITTAIGIGGDPIIGTTTKDAVELLMNDEDTKCIVMIGEIGGQLEAEAAQWVKATGNKKPVVGFIAGQTAPKGRTMGHAGAIVGGKDDTAQAKMEILKANGIHVVDSPAKIGAKVAEVLG; translated from the coding sequence ATGAGCGTTTTAGTAAATAAAAATTCAAATATAATTGTCCAGGGTTTTACTGGTAGTGAAGGAACTTTTCACGCCTCACAAATGATTGAGTATGGAACAAATGTTGTTGGTGGTGTTACTCCAGGTAAAGGAGGGCAACTTCATTTAGAAAAGCCTGTTTTTAATACAGTACAAGACGCGGTAGATAAAGTTGCTGCAGATACATCAATTATATTTGTACCACCTGCTTTTGCTGCAGATGCAATAATGGAAGCAGCGGCAGCAGGAATTAAAGTAATTATTTGTATTACAGAAGGAATTCCAGTTGCAGATATGGTAAAAGTTAAAGCTTATATAGCAACTAAAGATTGTAGATTGGTTGGACCAAATTGTCCAGGTGTTATTACTCCTGAAGAAGCTAAAGTTGGTATTATGCCAGGTTTTATTTTTAAGAAAGGTGCTGTAGGTATTGTTTCTAAATCTGGAACTTTGACGTATGAAGCTGCTGATCAAGTTGTAAAACAAGGCTATGGAATTACAACAGCAATTGGTATTGGTGGTGATCCAATTATTGGAACTACTACAAAAGATGCCGTTGAATTATTGATGAATGATGAAGATACAAAATGTATTGTAATGATAGGTGAAATTGGTGGTCAATTAGAAGCTGAAGCAGCGCAATGGGTTAAAGCTACAGGGAATAAAAAACCAGTTGTAGGTTTTATAGCAGGACAAACTGCACCTAAAGGAAGAACAATGGGACATGCAGGAGCAATTGTTGGAGGTAAAGATGATACTGCACAAGCTAAAATGGAAATTTTAAAAGCAAACGGAATTCATGTTGTAGATTCACCTGCAAAAATTGGAGCTAAAGTTGCTGAAGTATTAGGATAA
- a CDS encoding carboxypeptidase-like regulatory domain-containing protein: MIKKILYTALFFVTLNNFSQELIENDTIKKTLSSSVLKGQVVNQLDKTPLKGAHIFNLNSVIGTITNDDGNFELPITVSDTIYVSYLGHQSIKLKITNDLLKGNELVIELYEKAEEIGEVVVKSHKLIGVLEIDAKNVPKDKYARIHINGLAQTYEVGGTRQRKDFNSPVDALFKPIDFVYNMFGKKPKQLKKLKKMRDNDELREQLEAKFNRELMMEYLEMDSTELTELLNECNYSDYFIKQASDLQLIEAVLLCYENYKAIKKGSTIKTTDDK; this comes from the coding sequence ATGATAAAAAAAATACTGTATACGGCTCTGTTTTTTGTAACTTTAAATAATTTCTCACAAGAGTTAATTGAAAATGATACTATAAAAAAAACACTATCATCTTCAGTCTTAAAAGGTCAAGTAGTAAATCAGCTAGATAAAACACCTTTAAAAGGTGCACATATATTTAATTTAAACTCTGTAATAGGAACAATTACAAATGATGATGGAAATTTTGAACTTCCAATTACTGTAAGCGATACAATTTATGTTTCCTATTTAGGCCACCAATCTATTAAATTAAAAATTACTAACGATTTATTAAAAGGAAATGAGTTAGTGATTGAATTATATGAAAAAGCAGAAGAAATTGGTGAGGTTGTTGTAAAATCTCATAAATTAATTGGTGTTTTAGAAATAGATGCTAAAAATGTACCTAAAGACAAATATGCTCGTATACATATAAATGGTTTAGCGCAAACTTATGAAGTTGGTGGCACAAGACAAAGAAAAGATTTTAATTCTCCTGTAGACGCCTTATTTAAACCAATTGATTTTGTTTATAATATGTTTGGAAAAAAGCCTAAACAACTAAAAAAGCTTAAAAAAATGCGTGATAATGATGAATTACGCGAACAATTAGAAGCTAAATTTAATAGAGAATTAATGATGGAATATTTAGAGATGGATTCTACTGAGTTAACAGAATTACTTAACGAATGTAATTATTCTGATTATTTTATTAAACAAGCTAGTGATTTACAATTAATTGAAGCTGTATTATTATGTTATGAAAACTACAAAGCCATAAAGAAAGGGAGTACTATAAAAACTACAGATGATAAATAA
- a CDS encoding SusE domain-containing protein, whose amino-acid sequence MKKYIYTLVLTTLLWSCGGSGGSDSPEPEPVNNAPNIPTLKYPTNNLLCIDNTIDFEWNTATDPDGDVVSYQIQIAKDNQFTDIVQSISNTSTTRTISLDKGVAYYWRVSAKDTKNLSSSYSSVNSFYTEGEGVSNYLPFSPEIIAPTLNATVTESSAILEWNASDVDNDPLSFDVYFGTSKTPSTIVSENQTAKTFSVDVSNSKTYYWKVVVKDDKGGETIGQIWNFKTD is encoded by the coding sequence ATGAAAAAATACATATATACATTAGTTTTAACTACGTTATTATGGTCATGTGGTGGATCGGGAGGAAGTGATTCTCCAGAACCAGAACCGGTAAATAATGCACCAAATATACCAACATTAAAATATCCAACTAACAATCTACTTTGTATAGACAATACAATTGATTTTGAATGGAATACTGCAACTGACCCTGATGGTGATGTTGTTTCTTATCAAATTCAAATAGCAAAAGACAATCAATTTACAGATATAGTACAATCTATATCTAATACAAGTACAACTAGAACTATTTCTTTAGATAAAGGTGTTGCTTATTATTGGAGAGTAAGTGCTAAGGATACTAAAAATTTATCAAGTAGCTATTCTAGTGTTAATTCTTTTTATACCGAAGGAGAAGGTGTTTCTAACTATTTACCATTTTCACCAGAAATTATAGCTCCAACTTTAAATGCTACAGTTACAGAATCTAGCGCTATTTTAGAATGGAATGCTTCAGATGTAGATAATGACCCTCTTAGTTTTGATGTGTATTTTGGAACTTCTAAAACACCATCAACAATTGTTTCTGAAAATCAAACAGCTAAAACCTTTAGTGTAGATGTAAGTAATTCAAAAACTTATTATTGGAAAGTTGTTGTAAAAGACGATAAAGGTGGTGAAACCATTGGTCAAATCTGGAATTTTAAAACAGATTAA
- a CDS encoding caspase family protein has product MKNVLILIVFLNLTISYSQTQNYSSYETSASFITIAGGIGQGDSENQLNIPSGIFVDDKENVYVADTYNHRIQMWTPGAKKGITVAGGKGRGNEANQLNRPSGIFVDIKGNIYVADTYNHRIQMWAPGAWNGITVAGGSQGSADDQFNLPYSIFISAQGEMFVSDAGNHRIQKWVLGERKGVTVAGGKGRGNKLNQLNRPFGLFLDTEENIYIADSFNHRIQKWAPGAREGITVAGGNESGNAANQLNMPTGVFVDEQYNIYIADNGNNRVQKWNLGAIEGITISVGNENDTSKSQFVSASSIFIDRIGNIYISNIKSHSVQKKYKRFDYTNLTKDRINFFIQNFVNEEMNNWNKKGEFEKSSSYQLRVSEANRKQKIKDLQQLAITKLENEYSKTVDFGSSILGSYDADNEVFTVKLGGFEEITINVKLEEAPLFKENWNEILKTKKFILTENGFELSSLNFYNPKTSKKYSYNYLQNKNVYAYENNNLKKEYNSSDKQGIGVDSELKKVDKKKEVIKSDVDINIPETTSKQMNTYALIIGNEDYKSKQSGLTLEQNVDFAENDADVFALYCKKTLGIPNKQVKILKNATAAEIRQGLAWINNLSDIENGNAKIIFYYSGHGLPDQQTKEPYLIPVDVSGTHLDYAIKLSDVYKSLTEFPAQQITVFLDACFSGGARNQGLLAMKGIKVKAMKNIVFGNIVVFSSSSGIESSAVYREKQHGYFTYFLLKKLKETEGKVDYNNLSRFIKYSVRKEVGLKGIIQTPQVNVGIEVENEWMLWKLK; this is encoded by the coding sequence ATGAAAAATGTACTTATTTTAATAGTGTTTTTAAACTTAACTATAAGTTATTCTCAAACTCAAAATTATTCATCTTATGAAACTTCAGCAAGCTTTATTACTATTGCTGGTGGAATAGGGCAAGGTGATTCTGAAAATCAGTTAAATATACCTTCTGGGATATTTGTGGATGATAAAGAAAATGTTTATGTAGCTGATACTTATAATCACCGTATTCAAATGTGGACTCCGGGAGCTAAGAAAGGAATTACAGTTGCGGGTGGAAAAGGTAGAGGGAATGAAGCAAATCAATTAAATAGACCTTCTGGTATTTTTGTAGATATAAAAGGAAATATTTATGTAGCTGACACTTATAATCATCGTATTCAAATGTGGGCTCCAGGAGCTTGGAACGGTATAACTGTTGCTGGAGGAAGCCAAGGTAGTGCAGATGATCAATTTAATTTACCTTATAGTATCTTTATAAGTGCACAAGGAGAAATGTTTGTATCTGATGCTGGTAACCATAGAATTCAAAAGTGGGTTTTAGGAGAAAGAAAGGGAGTGACTGTAGCAGGGGGAAAAGGCAGAGGAAATAAATTAAATCAATTAAATAGGCCTTTTGGATTATTTTTAGATACAGAAGAGAATATTTATATTGCAGATAGTTTTAATCATCGTATTCAAAAGTGGGCTCCAGGTGCTAGAGAAGGTATAACTGTTGCAGGTGGAAATGAGAGTGGTAATGCGGCAAATCAATTAAATATGCCAACAGGTGTATTTGTAGATGAGCAATATAACATTTATATAGCTGATAATGGTAATAATAGAGTTCAAAAGTGGAATTTAGGAGCCATAGAAGGTATTACAATTTCTGTAGGAAATGAAAATGATACTTCTAAAAGCCAATTTGTTTCAGCTTCAAGTATTTTTATAGATAGAATAGGAAATATTTATATATCTAATATAAAAAGCCATAGTGTTCAAAAAAAATATAAACGTTTTGACTATACAAATTTAACTAAAGATAGAATAAATTTCTTTATACAAAATTTTGTAAATGAAGAAATGAATAATTGGAATAAAAAGGGGGAGTTCGAAAAGTCTTCAAGCTATCAACTAAGAGTAAGTGAAGCAAATAGGAAGCAGAAAATTAAAGATTTGCAGCAATTAGCAATTACTAAATTAGAAAATGAATATAGTAAAACTGTTGATTTTGGAAGTAGTATACTTGGTTCTTATGATGCAGATAACGAGGTTTTCACGGTTAAATTAGGTGGTTTTGAAGAAATCACAATTAATGTAAAATTAGAAGAAGCTCCGCTATTTAAAGAAAATTGGAATGAAATTTTAAAAACAAAAAAATTTATATTAACAGAAAATGGCTTTGAATTATCTAGTTTAAATTTTTATAATCCAAAAACATCAAAAAAATATTCTTATAATTATTTACAGAATAAAAATGTTTATGCCTATGAAAATAATAATTTAAAAAAAGAATATAACTCTTCTGATAAACAAGGTATTGGTGTTGATTCTGAATTAAAGAAGGTTGATAAAAAAAAGGAAGTTATCAAATCTGATGTTGACATAAATATTCCTGAAACTACTTCAAAGCAAATGAATACTTATGCTTTAATAATAGGAAATGAAGATTATAAGTCAAAACAATCTGGATTAACATTGGAACAAAATGTTGATTTTGCAGAAAATGATGCTGATGTTTTTGCTTTATATTGTAAAAAAACATTAGGAATACCAAATAAACAAGTTAAGATATTAAAAAATGCTACAGCAGCTGAAATTAGACAGGGTTTAGCTTGGATAAATAACCTCTCAGATATTGAAAATGGGAATGCAAAAATAATATTTTATTATTCTGGTCATGGCTTACCAGATCAACAAACGAAAGAGCCTTATTTAATTCCAGTTGATGTTTCAGGTACTCACTTAGACTATGCCATTAAATTATCTGATGTTTATAAATCACTAACAGAATTTCCTGCACAACAAATTACGGTTTTTTTAGATGCTTGTTTTAGTGGAGGAGCAAGAAATCAAGGTTTATTAGCCATGAAAGGTATAAAAGTGAAAGCAATGAAGAATATTGTTTTTGGAAATATTGTAGTTTTTTCTTCAAGCTCAGGTATTGAAAGCTCTGCTGTTTATAGAGAAAAACAACATGGGTACTTTACATACTTTTTACTTAAAAAGTTAAAAGAAACAGAGGGAAAAGTAGATTACAATAATCTTAGTAGGTTTATAAAATATTCCGTTAGAAAAGAGGTAGGATTAAAAGGTATAATTCAAACCCCTCAAGTGAATGTTGGCATAGAGGTAGAAAACGAATGGATGTTATGGAAATTAAAATAA
- a CDS encoding tetratricopeptide repeat-containing sensor histidine kinase, which produces MPKKYFFIIFIFIVISFAFNYSTQDIINKVDNKTIQNKLNLKLDSALNIIHKNNYKAQTLANFCLYESQKIKNKFLEMRSQYVLGKAFFSIDSINDSQKHFNKALILSEEIEDYWYKGEILNRIAINQYRTNDTKLALETFNDALYYSKESKNYKAIGSSYSMIGTIFRVNGVYSRAIEYFIKSRLNYRKANFNEGDAWVAYLLGQVNSDLRNSEKALKYFKEALGKYHILNSIDGNTNGLAMCYEQIALLNLEFGNLDEANKNINILLKIYSKTNSKYGISSSYSLLGKLEYLKGNYKQAQEHLYKSLEIKNNYLNLHGKSSIYEYLGLCLIKSGHLNEGLQKINKGLEIALSTKSKKNQLTIYSKLAEVYLGLNDLKKVIYYKNKQIEVQDLILFGEADIQIEQLHTFYELDEKNQQINQLKKEKEVNILKIEQQKIYQILMGLVILIIIIIAIIIYLFYNKLLHKNNELNILNTTKNKIFSIIAHDLRSPFNTILGFSDLLSSNAKKLETTKIVKFSQHINSEAANTLSLLDNLLNWAKSQTGQIAFKPKKQNIQTLILQILEELNPTAELKNITLHYLHPEEIEVYADTHMLKTILRNIITNAIKFTHPKGNISICIKQKNKFTEIAVSDDGIGMNDESRNRLFTLHTNDTTKGTANEKGSGLGLIICKEFIEKHGGKIWVTSELDKGTNFYFSLPNEVK; this is translated from the coding sequence ATGCCAAAAAAATATTTTTTTATAATATTTATTTTTATTGTTATATCATTTGCTTTTAATTATTCTACCCAAGATATAATTAATAAAGTAGATAATAAAACAATACAAAATAAACTAAATCTAAAATTAGATAGTGCATTAAATATAATTCATAAAAACAACTACAAAGCACAAACATTAGCTAATTTTTGTTTATATGAATCACAAAAAATAAAAAATAAATTTTTAGAAATGCGTTCCCAATATGTATTAGGAAAAGCATTTTTTAGTATTGACAGTATAAATGACTCCCAAAAACATTTTAATAAAGCGTTAATTTTATCAGAAGAAATTGAAGATTATTGGTATAAAGGCGAAATTTTAAACCGAATAGCAATAAATCAATACAGAACCAATGATACAAAATTAGCTCTTGAAACCTTTAATGATGCACTTTATTATAGCAAAGAATCAAAAAACTATAAGGCTATTGGCTCTAGTTATTCAATGATTGGAACTATTTTTCGTGTAAATGGAGTGTACAGTAGAGCTATTGAATATTTTATAAAATCGAGATTAAATTATAGAAAAGCCAATTTTAATGAAGGTGATGCTTGGGTGGCCTACTTACTTGGTCAAGTCAACTCCGACCTTAGAAATTCAGAAAAAGCATTAAAATATTTTAAAGAAGCTTTAGGTAAATACCACATTTTAAATTCTATTGATGGTAATACTAACGGACTGGCTATGTGCTATGAACAAATTGCTCTATTAAATTTAGAATTTGGAAACCTTGATGAAGCTAACAAAAATATAAATATTTTACTTAAAATTTATTCCAAAACAAACTCTAAATATGGTATATCTTCTTCTTACAGCCTGTTAGGTAAATTAGAATATTTAAAAGGAAATTATAAACAAGCTCAAGAACATTTATATAAATCTTTAGAAATAAAAAATAACTATTTAAATCTACACGGAAAATCAAGTATTTATGAATATTTAGGTCTTTGTCTAATTAAATCAGGACATTTAAATGAAGGATTACAGAAAATTAACAAAGGTCTTGAAATTGCTTTATCTACTAAGTCTAAAAAAAATCAATTAACCATTTATTCGAAGCTAGCAGAAGTCTATTTAGGTTTAAATGATTTAAAAAAGGTAATTTATTATAAAAATAAACAAATTGAAGTACAAGACTTAATTTTATTTGGTGAAGCAGATATTCAAATAGAACAGCTTCACACATTTTACGAACTGGATGAAAAAAATCAACAAATAAATCAATTAAAAAAAGAAAAAGAAGTTAATATTTTAAAAATTGAGCAACAAAAAATTTATCAAATTTTAATGGGATTGGTAATCTTAATTATAATTATTATTGCAATCATTATATATCTATTTTACAATAAATTGCTGCATAAAAATAATGAGCTAAACATCTTAAACACTACCAAAAATAAAATTTTCTCCATTATTGCCCATGATTTAAGAAGTCCTTTTAATACTATTTTAGGATTTTCTGATTTATTAAGCAGTAATGCAAAAAAACTAGAAACTACCAAAATTGTAAAATTTAGTCAGCATATAAATTCTGAAGCTGCCAATACACTCTCTTTATTAGATAACCTTTTAAATTGGGCCAAATCTCAAACAGGACAGATTGCTTTTAAACCAAAAAAGCAAAATATTCAAACACTAATTTTACAAATATTAGAAGAACTAAATCCAACAGCTGAATTAAAAAACATTACTTTACATTACCTTCATCCAGAAGAAATTGAGGTATATGCCGATACTCATATGTTAAAGACTATTTTAAGAAATATAATAACTAATGCAATAAAATTTACACACCCAAAAGGCAACATATCAATATGTATAAAACAAAAAAATAAATTTACTGAAATTGCTGTTTCTGATGACGGTATTGGAATGAATGATGAATCTAGAAATAGATTATTTACCCTTCATACTAACGATACTACTAAAGGAACAGCTAATGAAAAAGGCTCTGGACTAGGTCTAATAATTTGTAAAGAATTTATTGAAAAACATGGGGGTAAGATTTGGGTTACATCGGAGCTAGATAAAGGCACTAACTTTTATTTTTCTCTACCAAATGAAGTGAAATAA
- a CDS encoding shikimate kinase gives MKIVLLGYMASGKSAVGKKLAITLKTKFIDLDAYIETCEKISISTIFETKGEIYFRKKESEYLQQLLDLKENYIISLGGGTPCYGNNMKLIKEKSKSFYLNASINTIFNRLKGETSQRPLVATIGKENLKEYIGKHFFERSLFYNEADTIVSVNDKSIETIAQEIATLL, from the coding sequence ATGAAAATTGTATTATTAGGTTATATGGCATCGGGAAAATCAGCAGTTGGAAAAAAACTAGCTATAACCTTAAAAACTAAGTTTATAGATTTAGATGCATATATAGAAACTTGTGAAAAAATTTCAATTTCAACAATTTTTGAAACAAAAGGTGAAATTTATTTTAGAAAAAAAGAAAGTGAATATTTACAACAATTATTAGATTTAAAAGAAAATTATATCATTTCTTTGGGTGGTGGTACACCATGTTATGGTAATAATATGAAATTAATAAAAGAAAAATCTAAGTCGTTTTATTTAAATGCATCTATTAATACTATTTTTAATAGATTAAAAGGAGAAACGTCTCAAAGACCTTTAGTAGCAACCATTGGTAAAGAAAATTTAAAAGAATATATAGGAAAACATTTTTTTGAGCGTTCTTTATTTTATAATGAAGCTGATACAATTGTTTCTGTTAATGATAAATCTATTGAAACTATTGCCCAAGAAATTGCAACATTACTCTAA
- a CDS encoding phosphoribosyltransferase domain-containing protein: MESSIILTNEQINNKTRRISYQIYETNCNEKEIIIAGINGNGYIFAQNIANILNSISDLNVILCEVSIDKKNPRTEISTSIEAKNYKNKSLVLVDDVLNSGTTLIYGIKHFLEVPLKRFKTAVLINRNHKKYPVKADFKGISLSTSMQEHINVIFDTKNAYAVLE, from the coding sequence ATGGAAAGTTCAATTATTTTAACAAACGAGCAAATTAACAACAAAACACGTCGTATTTCTTATCAAATTTATGAAACCAATTGTAATGAAAAAGAAATTATAATTGCTGGAATTAATGGAAACGGTTATATTTTTGCTCAAAATATTGCAAATATTCTTAATAGTATTTCTGACTTGAATGTTATTTTGTGTGAAGTTAGCATAGACAAAAAAAATCCTAGAACTGAAATTTCAACAAGTATAGAAGCAAAAAATTATAAAAATAAATCGTTGGTTTTAGTAGATGATGTTTTAAATTCTGGAACTACTTTAATTTATGGAATTAAACATTTTTTAGAAGTACCTCTTAAACGTTTTAAAACAGCCGTTTTAATAAACCGAAATCATAAAAAGTATCCTGTAAAAGCAGATTTTAAAGGAATTTCTTTATCAACATCTATGCAAGAACATATAAATGTAATATTTGATACCAAAAATGCTTATGCTGTTTTAGAGTAA
- a CDS encoding RNA-binding S4 domain-containing protein, translating into MRIDKYLWCIRLYKTRSIATEACKKGHVKVNDTSVKASKLIFNGEKITVRKNQINYKIEVLDIPPNRVSAKLVDLYRKDTTPAEEFEKFELLKYSKDYYRKKGTGRPTKKDRRDIDDLQND; encoded by the coding sequence ATGCGAATTGACAAATATTTATGGTGTATTAGGTTATATAAAACTAGAAGTATAGCCACTGAAGCTTGTAAAAAAGGACATGTAAAAGTAAATGATACAAGTGTAAAAGCTTCAAAATTAATTTTTAATGGCGAAAAGATTACTGTTAGAAAAAATCAAATAAATTATAAAATTGAAGTTTTAGACATCCCACCTAATAGAGTTAGTGCAAAACTGGTTGATTTATATAGAAAAGACACTACTCCTGCTGAAGAATTTGAAAAATTTGAACTTTTAAAATATTCTAAAGATTATTATAGAAAAAAAGGAACAGGAAGACCTACAAAAAAAGACAGAAGAGATATAGATGATCTACAGAACGATTAA